A window of Phragmites australis chromosome 2, lpPhrAust1.1, whole genome shotgun sequence genomic DNA:
TTGTCTCTCCCTTTGAAACTTCAACATATAATTCCTTTATTGATTGCAGGCTGATAAACTGGTGGTCGAACTTGGGTATTTTCCAAACTACTCTGTTCTGAAGTGTGCTATACAGCGCTACGGATATCTATTTGATACTCCTGGCACTAAAGCTTCAACCTCTGAAAGTGTGGCTGCAGGTTGGTTCCGTACAGGTTTTTATTCTGTTATCAATTAGTTGTCGCTTATGTGCTATGCACTCATTTTGAGTTACTAGCCTTAGAATGGTGAACACTCTGAAATATTCATCTCAATTTGTTAACTACATCCCAGTAGCTTGCAAATTCGGAATTAAGCTTATGGTTATTCATTGCCAGATAGTTCGGATGATGGTCCACCTCAAAACATCATTGCATGGTTAAGACTTGTATCTGCTTGCTGCAAAATCAGGTACCAAAATTTTGCTACAGTGAATATTGTTACCAAATAGTTCTGCTTGCTGTTCACCTGTAAAACCTTAACTGATAGACACCAATATAATATTAACATAAGGAGGTTTGCTTTAATTCAATATTTACTTATGAAATTCAAAGCATACTCTTTTTGGTGTTTTGTGTTATCAAGTTCTGCCTGCAATAGAATGTCCAGCCTGATACTTGCATTGATAGAAGATGTCTATATTTTTGTCTGACATTATGATGCCCTCCCTAAAATGATATTAATCTCTGCCTGGGGCGGAATCTGTTGCTATTGTTTCATGATAACATGCTAGGACTGTCCCAGTTGTACTAATCTAGTGACATTTCATGattctttcttctttgttcCAAACTTGCGATGTGGCTGTATTGTACTATTATTCATAACTGTGATAATGTTACGTTTTTGCAATGACAATTGGCATTTTCGTGCTAATTTAATCTGCAAAATATGATAAATATTGTGATGTTAACCATGATTTGAATTTGTTTACCGAGTTTATTCCGTTTTAACCTTCCACTTGTTTAATGTTCAGAAAAGTGCGCTCTATCTTCTCACCTTCTGAGGCAGAAGAACTCCTTGTTATTGTGATTTCCCTCTTTTTGGACCGTGGACTTGAAGGGCTGCTGCTTATTTTGGGAGACTGCCTGAATTCACTTGTCTTATACTTCAATACGAGTGAGTGGGAAAGTAGTTGTGTGATGGTGGCTGAATCAATCGCACAGAGGTAAAATTTTCAGAGGTTCCTGATTGCCTGCTATAAATTTGCGACTAATTTACTGTTCATCGTATATCCTTTTCCAACTCAGGAAGCGCTGGAGTAGTtaaataaataagttagagaCTGACTAGGAGTTATTGCTTATCTGCAATTTGTACCACAGATGAATTTCGTTAGCTCAGTATGCCTGAATTTAGGATTTAGGATCTAAGCTTCTCTATTACATCCTGGGCATGATGAAGTTGCATATACAGTATCAAATTCTGAtgttttgttgaagaaattgCCTGGAATCTTTCACGTGGTTTTCTCTTTATGATGCGTGCCTTTGTAAAGTCAATTTCGTAATATCGCAGGGTCACTATGGACCTTAATTGTTTAAGGGTTGTTGACTGCATTGCTGGGACCAGTAACCGCAGCAAGTTCCTAAGGAGTCAGCTGGCACTTCAGCTGCTCAAGATTAGCTTTGGTCTTAAGGTAAGCATGAGCTTTTGTTGTCGATATGTATAGCCTTTTGGTTAGTGCAATGACTGTTTGCGCTGCATATTTAGGTGGCAAACGTTGAAAAGATCTTGAAGTTAATCGTGTCCATCAATGTGAAGGAGAAAGAATGCGACTTTTTCAGGCTTTATGTATATCTTGTTTTGATGGACAACTTACTCTTCTCAAGTGACGCATTTAGAGATAAGACTGTGATTGTTGATTCATGGCGTAATTATCTGCGGAACTGCTCGACGCAAATTGGATGCACAGACTGGAGATTCTATGCTCCAAAGGTACAAAATGTGCTTGCTGTGAGTTTATGCTTCCTTTTCTTCACCTTATGCTAGAACATGTTGTTTCATGCAGGCCCGAAACAAGGCTTCATATCTTCTTCAAGGTGTAATCTTAAAAAGGCCCGCTGATGATGGTAACATTTTTGCTAGGTGATGTTACTGCTGAAAGGCAGAGTATCTATCTATAGCAGTAgtagtaccccccccccccctcccccttccGGAACCATTAGCTGTAGGAAATATAGCCGTGTTTCCTGTGGAAGGGCGAAACACTCATAGCTTGTTTATGGTACCAGATGGTTAACCATGCCAGCTTTGTATAGTATATTTTGCGTCACTGGATGCTGCATCTTTTTTGTGTCAGCTGAGCTCACCATCTGGTAAGGAGTGGATGCATCGGAGGCCATGAAGCGCAGGCTGTATGCATCGGAGGATGCAAAAAGCCGGAACtctttccattatctaaaaaatctgGTAAGGAGCGTGTGTGCAGCTGCATCGTGCACCAGATGAGCCCATAGGTGATGCCACTTGACTGGTGGCAGACACTGATTGAACTTGCGCAGCAAATTATTTACTATCCATATTGGAATTGTGTAGTTTGTTGTACATTATCCTCAGCTTCCAATAGTTGTGTTTATAACTCAACTTGTAAGTCGCGCTAATATATATGCCAGCTCTGCCAGAGCACATCAGAATGCGTAGATTGGATGTATGGGCCAGGTTCAGACAATGGTTACAAGATATGAATGTGCTTGGGCCGATCTGAGCCGTCGATTGATTCCTCCCTGTGGTTCTGCGATGgctgaaaaataaaacaagtCGGGCGCAATCAGTGCCGAGTTGATGGTCATCTGACCTGCTGACCTGCTGACCTGATAATGCATATGCATGGCATGGCATGTTACTGGCCAGATTCCAAACATTGTTTTTGGACTTGCCTGGTGGCAGCCAGATGGCGGTGCACATGGACGAGACAGCCAGGTTAGGTATGcgtaaaaaaatgaaataaattaaTGACGTCGTGGAGCAAAAGAATACGATGTTGTTGAGGAATTGATCAAAAGGAACAACCGCACTGCACAGCTACCCAAGTATGTATCCTTGTGAAATTTGAAGAAAGACAAGTCCAAGGTAACAAAATTGAAGTAGTATAATTTTGCTTTGGATTTGTGGTGTAGGGCGGGGGCATCTTAACGCTCTTGTCGGACGTTGCACGCGACGGCCTGCGCCCACATCCGGAGCTGGTCCTTCATCTCCGCCGCGGACTGCACCCTTATCAACGCCGGGGGCGCCGACCGCTGCACGTGCTGCCACGCCTCCGACAGGTACGGCCGCCGCACGATGCCTTTGTCCACGCTGCTTCTGCGGGGGCTCTTGGTCTTGTTGGCCTCGCCGCGGAGGCCCGG
This region includes:
- the LOC133891899 gene encoding uncharacterized protein LOC133891899 isoform X2, translated to MCHGGIWAETCGRQRSVRKKVIGLDDLLLDYLETGKDDLKVKAGKSKHVPKGYSSDDEDKQVREEEIKLCKFVEDCEEQAKEMDARDDVPPWGQRVFGCQKPPSILSDTGVENCQLLQSFCANEQLGFDLEIAQGEGFLEGMLMDGWLLKLVHIYGSVEDSIASWTLTKLLYSSNKKLQHSATYFWDSVLSLDEADKLVVELGYFPNYSVLKCAIQRYGYLFDTPGTKASTSESVAADSSDDGPPQNIIAWLRLVSACCKIRKVRSIFSPSEAEELLVIVISLFLDRGLEGLLLILGDCLNSLVLYFNTSEWESSCVMVAESIAQRVTMDLNCLRVVDCIAGTSNRSKFLRSQLALQLLKISFGLKVANVEKILKLIVSINVKEKECDFFRLYVYLVLMDNLLFSSDAFRDKTVIVDSWRNYLRNCSTQIGCTDWRFYAPKARNKASYLLQGVILKRPADDGNIFAR
- the LOC133891899 gene encoding uncharacterized protein LOC133891899 isoform X1 translates to MVMDEPLDFEKEEDPLLPAPRPRPAKRKKVIGLDDLLLDYLETGKDDLKVKAGKSKHVPKGYSSDDEDKQVREEEIKLCKFVEDCEEQAKEMDARDDVPPWGQRVFGCQKPPSILSDTGVENCQLLQSFCANEQLGFDLEIAQGEGFLEGMLMDGWLLKLVHIYGSVEDSIASWTLTKLLYSSNKKLQHSATYFWDSVLSLDEADKLVVELGYFPNYSVLKCAIQRYGYLFDTPGTKASTSESVAADSSDDGPPQNIIAWLRLVSACCKIRKVRSIFSPSEAEELLVIVISLFLDRGLEGLLLILGDCLNSLVLYFNTSEWESSCVMVAESIAQRVTMDLNCLRVVDCIAGTSNRSKFLRSQLALQLLKISFGLKVANVEKILKLIVSINVKEKECDFFRLYVYLVLMDNLLFSSDAFRDKTVIVDSWRNYLRNCSTQIGCTDWRFYAPKARNKASYLLQGVILKRPADDGNIFAR